The Gemmatimonadaceae bacterium genome includes a region encoding these proteins:
- a CDS encoding MBL fold metallo-hydrolase — translation MKSHRAPTNGLRRERLRASPRFDGRVFRNTYPVSTGLKAGVERPTMRDFLCPDEERVPSAPLPLVDPVGFWAKRPASGLRVTWLGHSTLLIEIDGVRVLTDPVWSDRASPLSFAGPKRFHPPPAALAALPPLDAIILSHDHYDHLDSSTIRKLARTRGATPFITSLGVGERLERWGVPAKRVTELDWWETAEVKGLTITAAPAQHFSGRGIRDRNMTLWSSFHLRGARHSFFFGADSGLTPEYSDIARRLGPFDMVALEIGAYHPSWGDIHMGPVNALKAYELLGSGDFLPIHWGTFNLAIHPWSEPAETVYRLGAGVPLIMPRLGAPTEPSEPNGVDPWWRAVASTAPEPLAESDAPETLVSVKRLMD, via the coding sequence ATGAAGTCACATCGGGCTCCAACGAACGGTCTTCGCCGCGAGCGACTGCGGGCGTCCCCGCGCTTCGACGGCCGAGTGTTTCGCAATACGTACCCCGTCTCGACAGGGCTCAAGGCGGGCGTCGAGCGTCCGACGATGCGCGACTTCCTCTGTCCCGACGAAGAGCGTGTGCCCTCGGCGCCGCTCCCGCTCGTCGACCCAGTCGGGTTCTGGGCAAAGCGACCGGCGTCCGGCCTTCGCGTCACGTGGCTCGGACATTCGACTCTGCTCATCGAGATCGACGGCGTGCGCGTCCTCACGGATCCGGTTTGGAGTGACCGAGCCTCGCCGCTGTCCTTCGCTGGACCCAAGCGATTTCATCCTCCTCCAGCGGCTCTCGCCGCGCTGCCGCCGCTCGACGCCATAATCTTGTCGCACGACCATTACGACCATCTCGATAGTTCGACCATTCGCAAGTTGGCCAGGACGCGCGGCGCCACGCCGTTCATCACCTCGCTCGGAGTCGGCGAGCGCCTCGAGCGCTGGGGCGTCCCGGCGAAGCGCGTCACGGAGTTGGACTGGTGGGAGACGGCCGAGGTGAAGGGCCTAACGATTACCGCGGCGCCGGCGCAGCATTTCTCCGGGCGAGGCATCCGGGACCGCAACATGACGCTCTGGTCGTCGTTCCACCTGCGCGGCGCGAGGCACTCCTTCTTCTTCGGCGCGGACAGCGGCCTCACGCCGGAATACTCGGACATCGCGCGGCGCCTCGGCCCATTCGACATGGTCGCCCTGGAGATTGGCGCGTATCACCCGTCGTGGGGCGACATCCACATGGGTCCCGTCAACGCACTGAAAGCGTATGAGCTGCTGGGAAGCGGCGACTTTCTGCCGATTCACTGGGGAACGTTCAATCTCGCGATTCACCCCTGGAGTGAGCCGGCGGAGACCGTATATCGGCTCGGGGCGGGTGTGCCGTTGATCATGCCGAGGCTCGGCGCGCCCACCGAACCGAGCGAGCCGAATGGCGTGGATCCGTGGTGGCGGGCGGTTGCGAGCACCGCTCCGGAGCCGCTCGCGGAGTCGGATGCTCCGGAGACCCTGGTGTCGGTGAAGCGCCTGATGGACTGA
- a CDS encoding sigma factor-like helix-turn-helix DNA-binding protein, whose amino-acid sequence MPRWFLAIVRNDDGKYDAPAPAEQRAKDDTQQLDRILRCHLPDLPWMQRQIILETFIDERKRAEVALRLGISVNTYDVHLQAALRSLRAQLAHVVELFTDVDRPLWYDFIEELSERHEASRLRRASAKKGKRSTLKSDRSNFGGDRSNSERDRGNNSRAGAA is encoded by the coding sequence GTGCCCCGTTGGTTCCTTGCCATCGTCCGGAACGACGACGGCAAGTACGACGCGCCCGCGCCTGCGGAGCAGCGCGCCAAAGACGACACACAGCAGCTCGATCGGATCCTTCGCTGTCATCTGCCCGACCTGCCGTGGATGCAACGTCAGATCATCCTCGAAACCTTCATCGACGAACGCAAACGGGCCGAGGTCGCGCTACGCCTTGGCATCAGTGTGAACACCTACGACGTCCACCTCCAGGCCGCGCTACGCTCGTTGCGCGCCCAGTTGGCGCACGTCGTCGAACTGTTCACCGACGTCGATCGCCCGCTCTGGTACGATTTCATCGAGGAGCTGAGCGAGCGCCACGAGGCCTCGCGCCTGCGCCGCGCTTCCGCCAAGAAAGGAAAACGTTCCACATTGAAGAGCGACCGGTCCAACTTCGGAGGCGACCGGTCCAACTCTGAACGCGACCGCGGCAATAACTCGCGCGCCGGTGCCGCATAG